A window of Paremcibacter congregatus contains these coding sequences:
- a CDS encoding glutathione S-transferase family protein, whose translation MKHYFNPMSRAVTTDWMLKELDAPHEQIIIDFTTDEKSLPDFRKINPMGKLPVLVDGETVVTEVAAICAYLADKFPEKRLAPAIGSVDRGAYYRYLFVAGNTIEPAFSLAASGLEHPDPRSAGWGDMPRVLATVEAMTPETGWALGAQFTAADVVFGGLLDFSMAFSLIDASPKVAAYVARIRQRPSYRETHRAFIEMAGEK comes from the coding sequence ATGAAGCACTACTTTAATCCAATGAGCAGGGCAGTCACGACTGACTGGATGCTCAAAGAACTTGATGCGCCGCACGAGCAAATCATCATCGACTTTACAACGGACGAGAAGAGTTTGCCGGACTTTCGGAAAATCAATCCGATGGGTAAGCTGCCTGTCCTTGTGGATGGGGAAACAGTGGTGACGGAGGTGGCTGCCATCTGCGCATATCTCGCTGACAAGTTTCCGGAAAAGAGGCTTGCCCCTGCCATAGGTTCTGTTGATCGGGGGGCTTATTACCGCTATCTGTTTGTCGCAGGCAACACAATTGAGCCCGCATTTTCTCTCGCAGCTTCTGGCCTAGAGCACCCCGATCCCAGATCGGCTGGATGGGGAGATATGCCTCGGGTCTTGGCAACTGTAGAAGCCATGACCCCCGAAACCGGGTGGGCGCTTGGTGCGCAATTCACCGCTGCTGACGTCGTTTTTGGCGGCCTGCTGGACTTCTCAATGGCCTTTAGTTTGATCGATGCATCCCCCAAGGTTGCAGCCTATGTAGCGCGTATCCGGCAACGGCCGTCTTATCGAGAAACCCATAGAGCCTTCATCGAAATGGCCGGAGAAAAATAG